The proteins below come from a single Dinghuibacter silviterrae genomic window:
- the fabF gene encoding beta-ketoacyl-ACP synthase II, protein MKRVVITGLGALTPLGNTVDTFWKSLVEGKSGAAPITRFDASLFRTRFGCEVKDFDPNKVLDKAEVRKTDRFTQYALTAAAEAIKDAGLDFSTMDPFDTGVIWGTGQGGMETFEEQVKEYALGGMVPRFSPFLVPKMIANMAPAMISIRYGLMGINYTAVSACATGNNALMDAFTYIRLGKAKVIISGGSEAGITEASVGGFCAMKAMSVRNDDPATASRPFDTDRDGFVIGEGAGALVLEEYEHARARGAHIYAELVGAAMTADAYHMTATHPEGLGAFKAMQLALEEAQVAPEDLDYLNAHATSTPVGDLSELKAIGRLFGGKKKAPLISATKSMTGHLLGAAGAIEAIACILSINNGIVPPTINTLVPDPGIPAGLPIVFGEARTTTVRTAMSNTFGFGGHNGIVVFRSI, encoded by the coding sequence ATGAAGAGAGTCGTGATTACCGGCCTGGGCGCGCTGACGCCCCTTGGCAATACCGTGGATACCTTTTGGAAAAGCCTCGTCGAAGGGAAAAGCGGCGCCGCACCCATCACGCGTTTTGACGCCTCCCTTTTCCGGACGCGTTTTGGGTGCGAAGTCAAGGACTTCGATCCGAATAAAGTGCTGGACAAGGCCGAGGTCCGCAAGACGGACCGGTTTACCCAATATGCGCTGACTGCCGCCGCGGAAGCCATCAAAGACGCGGGTCTCGATTTTTCCACCATGGATCCCTTTGATACGGGGGTGATCTGGGGGACCGGCCAGGGCGGGATGGAAACCTTTGAGGAACAGGTAAAAGAATACGCGCTGGGCGGCATGGTGCCTCGTTTTAGTCCCTTCCTCGTGCCCAAAATGATCGCCAATATGGCGCCGGCGATGATCTCGATCCGTTACGGCCTGATGGGCATCAACTATACGGCGGTCTCGGCTTGTGCGACAGGGAACAACGCGCTGATGGATGCTTTTACCTACATCCGTCTGGGCAAAGCCAAAGTCATTATCAGCGGAGGTTCCGAAGCGGGCATCACCGAGGCCTCGGTGGGCGGATTTTGCGCCATGAAGGCAATGTCGGTCCGTAACGACGACCCGGCCACAGCCAGCCGCCCCTTTGACACCGACCGGGATGGCTTTGTGATCGGGGAAGGCGCCGGGGCCCTCGTCCTGGAGGAATACGAACACGCCCGGGCCAGGGGCGCCCACATCTACGCGGAACTGGTGGGGGCCGCCATGACGGCGGACGCCTACCACATGACGGCCACGCACCCCGAGGGCCTGGGCGCTTTCAAAGCCATGCAACTGGCGCTGGAAGAAGCGCAGGTGGCGCCGGAAGACCTGGACTACCTCAATGCCCACGCGACGTCGACGCCCGTGGGAGATCTAAGCGAGCTAAAGGCGATAGGCCGTCTTTTTGGAGGGAAAAAGAAGGCCCCGCTGATCAGCGCGACCAAATCGATGACCGGTCACCTTTTGGGGGCCGCCGGCGCGATCGAGGCCATCGCTTGCATATTGAGTATCAATAACGGAATCGTTCCTCCGACGATCAATACTTTGGTCCCGGACCCGGGTATCCCCGCGGGTTTGCCGATCGTTTTCGGGGAGGCCCGGACAACGACGGTGCGGACCGCCATGAGCAATACCTTTGGTTTTGGCGGTCACAACGGGATTGTCGTATTCCGTAGTATTTAG
- a CDS encoding ABC transporter ATP-binding protein, which yields MKSAKTPAAPKPPGLMSLLGPYRGLMLLLLVLALGSNSVNLLLPKITAGAIDAMTAHRLQTDRVLWQFLIAVGVIFVLTFIQGLIQTYASEKVARDLRTRLSDKISRQSHAYIEQSNPARLLTNLTSDVDSVKMFVSMAVVSITSSIVIIVGASILLILINWRLACVVLTIIPLIAGSFFYILSKVRAQFKKSREVIDWLNKVINESILGSAVIRVVNSQMLEYNKFLDANSKAQEIGLKIVRLFATLIPAITFFSNMAMFTVLVMGGHFAIKGSISIGNFAAFNSYISLLIYPIIVIGFMSNIIAQATASYNRIGAVLQTPDTKDPGTRTEALRGDIGLQNVFLTYGQKPALKDVSFEVPAGSRTAVIGPTAAGKTQLLYLLTSLVKPTSGSITFDGHPIDEYQKENFHHQVGFVFQDSIMFNLSIRENIAFSNSVTDASLERALATAELKDFVEGLPDGLDTVVSERGTTLSGGQKQRIMLARALALNPKVLLLDDFTARVDTRTEKKILDNVQRNYPGLTLLSVTQKIESVEHYEQIILLMEGEVIATGTHSALLATCPEYVQIFNSQRSTHAIQSE from the coding sequence ATGAAATCCGCCAAAACCCCTGCCGCCCCCAAGCCGCCGGGCTTAATGAGCCTCCTGGGTCCCTACCGGGGGCTGATGCTTCTCCTCCTCGTTCTTGCCCTGGGTAGCAACAGCGTCAACCTGCTTTTGCCAAAGATCACCGCGGGCGCGATCGACGCGATGACGGCGCACCGCCTGCAAACAGACCGCGTACTCTGGCAATTTCTGATCGCAGTGGGGGTCATCTTCGTCCTCACCTTTATACAGGGGCTGATCCAGACGTATGCTTCGGAAAAGGTGGCGAGGGACCTGCGGACCCGTTTGTCGGACAAGATCTCGCGGCAAAGCCACGCCTACATAGAACAATCCAACCCCGCCCGCCTGCTGACCAACCTTACCTCTGACGTGGACTCGGTCAAGATGTTCGTGTCCATGGCGGTCGTGTCCATCACCTCGTCGATTGTGATCATCGTTGGAGCGAGCATCCTGCTCATCCTCATCAACTGGCGGCTGGCGTGCGTGGTCCTGACGATCATTCCGCTCATTGCGGGGAGCTTTTTTTATATCCTCAGCAAGGTCCGGGCGCAGTTCAAAAAAAGCCGCGAAGTCATCGACTGGCTCAACAAGGTCATCAACGAAAGCATCCTCGGATCGGCGGTGATCCGGGTGGTGAATTCCCAGATGCTGGAGTACAACAAATTCCTGGACGCCAATTCGAAGGCCCAAGAGATCGGGCTGAAGATCGTCCGTCTTTTTGCCACGCTGATCCCGGCCATCACTTTTTTTTCAAACATGGCGATGTTCACCGTGCTTGTCATGGGGGGACACTTCGCGATCAAAGGGTCGATTTCCATCGGGAACTTCGCGGCCTTCAACAGTTACATCTCCCTGCTCATTTACCCGATCATCGTGATCGGTTTTATGAGCAACATCATCGCCCAGGCGACGGCCTCCTATAACCGGATCGGCGCGGTGCTCCAGACCCCGGATACCAAGGACCCAGGGACGAGAACGGAAGCGCTCCGGGGAGACATCGGTTTGCAAAACGTCTTCCTGACATACGGGCAAAAACCCGCGCTAAAAGACGTGTCCTTCGAGGTCCCGGCAGGCTCCAGGACCGCGGTCATCGGGCCGACGGCCGCGGGCAAAACCCAGCTCCTGTACCTGCTCACGTCCCTGGTCAAACCTACTTCCGGATCGATCACTTTCGACGGCCACCCCATCGACGAATACCAAAAGGAAAACTTTCACCACCAGGTAGGCTTCGTTTTCCAGGACAGCATCATGTTCAACCTGAGCATCCGGGAAAACATCGCCTTTAGCAATTCTGTGACGGATGCTTCCCTGGAGCGCGCGCTGGCCACAGCCGAGCTCAAGGACTTCGTCGAAGGACTCCCCGACGGTCTGGACACCGTCGTCTCCGAAAGGGGCACCACGCTTTCGGGGGGACAAAAACAACGCATCATGCTGGCCCGTGCGCTGGCGCTGAATCCAAAGGTGTTGCTCCTGGACGACTTTACCGCCCGTGTCGATACACGGACCGAAAAAAAGATTTTGGATAACGTTCAACGGAACTATCCCGGTCTCACGCTCCTGTCGGTCACCCAAAAGATCGAGTCTGTGGAACACTATGAACAGATCATCCTCCTCATGGAAGGAGAGGTCATCGCCACGGGTACCCACTCAGCGCTCCTGGCCACCTGCCCGGAATACGTGCAGATCTTTAACTCCCAACGCAGTACCCATGCAATACAATCTGAATAA
- a CDS encoding DUF4399 domain-containing protein, whose translation MRNTFKLLSGAALLLGLAACNSGGSSSNTTDTVSANAKKDTMAGMKMDTAAVAALPAIPDGAKVFFKNLKDGAKVTSPLKVEFGVEGIALDTAGTLKPGSGHHHLLIDAGDSIPAGVVVPKDSTHLHFGKAQTEATITLTPGKHTLALQYADGIHRSYGSKLSAVVTVDVKK comes from the coding sequence ATGCGCAATACGTTCAAATTGCTTTCTGGCGCAGCCCTGTTGTTGGGCCTCGCCGCCTGTAACAGCGGGGGCAGCAGCTCCAATACGACGGACACCGTTTCCGCCAATGCCAAAAAAGACACCATGGCCGGTATGAAAATGGACACCGCAGCCGTTGCGGCGCTCCCCGCCATCCCTGATGGAGCCAAGGTGTTTTTCAAAAACCTTAAAGACGGGGCCAAGGTGACTTCCCCCCTTAAAGTGGAATTTGGTGTAGAAGGTATCGCCCTCGATACCGCCGGTACCCTGAAACCGGGTTCGGGTCACCACCACCTCCTGATCGACGCCGGGGATTCCATTCCCGCCGGTGTCGTGGTGCCCAAGGATTCGACGCACCTGCACTTCGGCAAAGCGCAAACGGAAGCCACCATCACGCTGACGCCCGGCAAACACACACTGGCGCTCCAGTACGCCGATGGGATCCATCGTTCTTATGGCAGCAAGCTGAGTGCCGTGGTCACGGTGGATGTGAAAAAATAA
- a CDS encoding TetR/AcrR family transcriptional regulator, giving the protein MMEPRPTREKILDLADEFIRLRGYNAFSYKDISDVLGVKPAAIHYHFPTKEALGAATLAREITDFRTHSTGWEALPYEEQLRNLVALFAGYRERGLICIVGSMCPDFDTLPPAVQEQLKMLSVEILDWVTTVLEEGRCQKALRFDGAAADRALLLISMLMSALLLSRVHGEELFYRMTTQLQKDLIAS; this is encoded by the coding sequence ATGATGGAGCCGCGCCCGACCCGCGAAAAAATCCTTGACCTGGCCGACGAATTCATCCGGCTGCGAGGCTATAATGCCTTTAGTTACAAGGACATATCGGATGTACTGGGGGTAAAACCCGCGGCCATCCACTACCATTTTCCCACCAAAGAAGCCCTCGGGGCAGCCACGCTGGCGAGGGAGATCACCGATTTCAGGACCCACAGCACGGGCTGGGAGGCGCTGCCGTACGAGGAACAACTCCGGAACCTGGTCGCGCTTTTTGCGGGATACCGGGAACGGGGATTAATCTGTATTGTGGGCTCCATGTGCCCGGACTTTGATACCTTGCCGCCGGCAGTGCAGGAACAGTTGAAGATGCTGAGCGTGGAGATCCTGGATTGGGTGACGACCGTTTTGGAAGAAGGACGCTGCCAAAAAGCATTGCGTTTTGACGGCGCGGCCGCCGACCGGGCGCTGTTGCTTATATCAATGTTGATGTCCGCCCTTTTGCTGTCAAGGGTACACGGGGAGGAACTGTTTTATAGAATGACCACTCAATTACAAAAAGACCTGATCGCATCATGA